From a region of the Synechococcus sp. PCC 7502 genome:
- the rlmN gene encoding 23S rRNA (adenine(2503)-C(2))-methyltransferase RlmN has product MPHPFTLLGQSEAQLSEWMVQQGQPRYRGKQLHDWLYHKAVRSLDEITVFPKSWREEIAQQSINLGRSEIHYRQPTPDGTVKYLLKLSDGAIVETVGIPSSQRLTVCVSSQVGCPMACDFCATGKGGFDRNLAKHEIIDQVLTVQADMQRRVSHLVFMGMGEPLLNTDNLVGAIAVLNQDVGIGQRMMTISTVGIPNQILKLAEHRLQATLAVSLHAPNQQLRQSLIPSADRYPIATLLKDCREYVQITGRRISFEYTLLAGVNDSPSQALELAGLIKGWQSHVNLIPYNPIQDGTYERPSPRVVQAFADVLANANITVSVRRTRGLEAQAACGQLRGTHKLSS; this is encoded by the coding sequence ATGCCCCACCCTTTTACGCTTTTAGGACAGTCCGAGGCACAGCTATCAGAGTGGATGGTACAGCAAGGACAACCCCGTTACCGAGGTAAGCAACTCCATGACTGGTTATATCACAAGGCAGTGCGATCGCTAGATGAGATCACGGTTTTTCCCAAAAGTTGGCGTGAAGAAATAGCTCAGCAGTCAATTAATTTGGGTAGATCGGAAATTCACTACCGTCAGCCGACACCCGATGGCACTGTAAAGTATCTATTAAAGTTATCCGATGGGGCGATCGTGGAAACCGTTGGCATTCCTAGCAGCCAAAGACTAACGGTGTGTGTGTCCAGTCAAGTTGGTTGTCCGATGGCTTGTGATTTTTGTGCTACAGGTAAGGGCGGATTTGATCGCAATCTGGCTAAACATGAAATCATCGATCAGGTTTTGACCGTCCAAGCGGACATGCAAAGGCGAGTAAGCCATCTGGTGTTTATGGGTATGGGAGAGCCATTATTAAATACAGATAATCTGGTCGGGGCGATCGCTGTATTAAATCAAGATGTGGGCATTGGGCAGAGAATGATGACTATATCCACTGTGGGTATTCCTAATCAAATTCTTAAACTAGCAGAACATCGACTCCAAGCCACCCTAGCTGTAAGTCTCCATGCCCCCAATCAACAATTGCGCCAAAGTTTAATTCCCTCTGCCGATCGCTATCCCATTGCCACTTTACTGAAAGACTGCCGAGAATATGTACAGATCACGGGACGACGGATTAGCTTTGAGTACACACTGTTGGCGGGAGTAAATGATTCCCCCAGTCAAGCTTTAGAGTTGGCAGGATTAATTAAGGGTTGGCAAAGTCATGTGAACTTGATTCCCTATAATCCCATTCAAGATGGCACCTATGAACGTCCTTCCCCTAGAGTGGTTCAAGCCTTTGCCGATGTTTTAGCTAATGCGAATATTACCGTTAGTGTGCGGCGGACTAGAGGTTTAGAGGCACAGGCAGCCTGTGGACAACTGAGGGGAACTCATAAACTATCCAGCTAA